The following proteins come from a genomic window of Vallitaleaceae bacterium 9-2:
- a CDS encoding AraC family transcriptional regulator, giving the protein MNLNVLKDSSEIIYYNNPSIPIYVKKSNLSSFTHKEALCHWHEDVEFLIPVKGHISYNINGQNIIVNKDEAIWVNSRQMHYGFSNDYTDCDYICLVFNPKTLFTLLSVQQQYVTPVLECSITELIIKADNELSRNLLNSIRQLYHLYEFEPTNIELKAMSLLYQIWEYLFLLLKPYFPQDLSKYDSNLTTMKQMLSFIYNNYDSKISLSDIAMAANIGKSKCCKLFKQYLNHSPNQYLNSYRLDKSILLLRDSTLTITDVAFACGYSNPSYFSEIFIKFKGCTPSEYRSKYNSLNIT; this is encoded by the coding sequence ATGAATTTGAATGTGCTAAAAGATTCATCTGAAATTATTTATTATAATAATCCATCTATTCCCATTTATGTAAAAAAAAGTAACTTGAGCTCATTCACTCATAAAGAAGCTCTCTGTCACTGGCATGAAGATGTAGAATTTCTAATACCTGTCAAAGGGCACATTTCATATAATATTAATGGTCAAAATATTATTGTAAATAAAGATGAAGCCATCTGGGTCAATTCCAGACAAATGCATTATGGATTTTCCAATGATTACACAGATTGTGATTATATATGTCTTGTGTTTAACCCAAAAACACTATTCACTCTTCTAAGTGTCCAACAACAGTACGTCACTCCAGTTTTAGAATGTAGTATAACTGAGCTGATAATAAAAGCTGACAATGAATTAAGTAGAAATCTTCTTAACTCTATTCGTCAGCTATATCACCTTTATGAATTTGAACCCACTAATATTGAATTAAAAGCAATGAGTCTCCTTTATCAAATCTGGGAATATCTTTTTTTACTATTGAAACCTTATTTCCCTCAGGATCTTTCTAAATATGATTCTAATTTAACCACAATGAAACAAATGTTATCATTTATCTATAATAATTACGATTCCAAAATTTCACTTTCTGATATAGCCATGGCAGCTAATATTGGCAAAAGTAAATGCTGTAAACTATTCAAACAATATTTAAATCACTCTCCAAATCAATATTTAAATTCTTATCGGCTTGATAAAAGCATTCTACTTTTAAGGGATTCCACTTTAACTATTACCGATGTTGCATTTGCATGCGGTTATTCCAATCCAAGCTATTTCTCAGAGATATTTATTAAATTTAAAGGATGTACACCGTCTGAGTACAGGTCAAAGTATAACTCATTGAATATAACTTAA